From the Eleutherodactylus coqui strain aEleCoq1 chromosome 7, aEleCoq1.hap1, whole genome shotgun sequence genome, one window contains:
- the RPL34 gene encoding large ribosomal subunit protein eL34 codes for MVQRLTYRRRLSYNTASNKTRLSRTPGNRIVYLYTKKVGKAPKSACGICPGRLRGIRAVRPKVLMRLSKTKKHVSRAYGGSMCAKCVRDRIKRAFLIEEQKIVVKVLKAQAQSQKAK; via the exons ATGGTCCAGCGCCTGACGTACCGTCGTAGGCTGTCCTACAACACGGCCTCCAACAAGACCCGGCT GTCTCGAACACCAGGAAACAGGATTGTTTACCTGTACACCAAGAAAGTTGGCAAAGCCCCCAAGTCGGCGTGCGGTATCTGCCCTGGAAGACTTCGCGGT ATCCGAGCGGTCAGACCCAAAGTGCTCATGAGGCTGTCAAAGACAAAAAAGCATGTCAGCAGGGCATACGGTGGCTCAATGTGCGCAAAATGTGTTCGTGACAG AATCAAGCGGGCATTCCTCATCGAGGAGCAGAAGATTGTGGTGAAGGTCCTGAAGGCTCAGGCACAGAGCCAGAAAGCCAAGTAA